The Euphorbia lathyris chromosome 3, ddEupLath1.1, whole genome shotgun sequence genome contains a region encoding:
- the LOC136221714 gene encoding probable caffeine synthase MTL2 isoform X1 — MQVPIQVHHMNGGEGENSYYMNSLRQKKVVLITKPILEERIKELCQESFPECLTMADFGCSSGPNTLLPLWEIIETIDSTFTKLNKKPPNLQYFLNDLPGNDFNTIFRSLVPNFHQKLEKEKGNKFENCLIGAMPGSFYGRLFPSNSLHFVHSSSSLHWSSQVPEEVLSESGSPLNKGNICVDKSSPESVQKAYLNQFDKDFTKFLSSRSEEMVTGGQMVINFVAKSDKMPYCKYGCEIFHLIADSLKDMVNEGMVKESTLDNFNVPFNPPSKEQVWSVIEKEGSFSIKRIEEFKLSWDANIDDGDNELTFNLVERAKYVSNWIRAAMEPMLVTHFGDAIIDSLFYKFSFKVIDCLEKGIGCFNILVVSMMKENGKKLGLF; from the exons ATGCAAGTTCCAATACAAGTTCATCACATGAATGGGGGAGAAGGAGAAAATAGCTACTACATGAACTCTTTGCGTCAG AAGAAAGTGGTTTTAATAACCAAGCCTATACTAGAAGAAAGAATTAAAGAATTATGTCAAGAAAGCTTCCCGGAGTGTCTAACAATGGCAGATTTTGGGTGTTCTTCAGGACCCAACACACTTCTACCACTTTGGGAAATCATTGAAACAATTGATTCCACATTTACTAAATTGAACAAGAAACCCCCAAATCTGCAGTATTTCCTAAACGATCTTCCAGGAAATGATTTTAACACAATTTTCAGATCATTAGTACCCAATTTTCATCAGAAAttagagaaagaaaaaggaaacaaattTGAAAATTGCTTGATAGGTGCAATGCCAGGAAGTTTCTATGGAAGGCTGTTTCCATCAAATTCTCTGCACTTTGTTCACTCTTCTTCCAGCCTCCATTGGAGTTCTCAGGTTCCTGAAGAAGTTTTAAGTGAATCTGGAAGTCCACTAAACAAAGGTAATATTTGTGTAGACAAATCAAGCCCAGAAAGTGTCCAGAAAGCATATCTGAATCAATTCGACAAAGATTTTACCAAATTTTTGAGCTCACGGTCGGAGGAGATGGTTACCGGCGGTCAAATGGTGATCAATTTCGTTGCTAAAAGTGATAAAATGCCTTACTGCAAATATGGTTGCGAAATCTTTCACTTAATTGCCGATTCTCTCAAAGATATGGTTAATGAG GGAATGGTCAAAGAATCAACATTGGATAATTTCAATGTTCCATTTAATCCTCCTTCTAAAGAGCAAGTGTGGAGTGTGATTGAAAAAGAAGGTTCGTTTAGTATTAAAAGAATagaagaattcaaactaagctGGGATGCCAACATAGACGATGGTGACAATGAATTGACATTTAATTTGGTGGAGAGAGCCAAATATGTTTCCAATTGGATCAGAGCTGCAATGGAACCTATGCTTGTAACTCATTTTGGAGATGCCATTATTGAtagtttattttataaattctcCTTCAAGGTTATTGATTGTTTGGAAAAGGGAATAGGATGTTTTAATATTCTAGTAGTGTCCATGAtgaaagaaaatggaaaaaaattagGATTGTTTTAA
- the LOC136221714 gene encoding probable caffeine synthase MTL2 isoform X2: MQVPIQVHHMNGGEGENSYYMNSLRQKVVLITKPILEERIKELCQESFPECLTMADFGCSSGPNTLLPLWEIIETIDSTFTKLNKKPPNLQYFLNDLPGNDFNTIFRSLVPNFHQKLEKEKGNKFENCLIGAMPGSFYGRLFPSNSLHFVHSSSSLHWSSQVPEEVLSESGSPLNKGNICVDKSSPESVQKAYLNQFDKDFTKFLSSRSEEMVTGGQMVINFVAKSDKMPYCKYGCEIFHLIADSLKDMVNEGMVKESTLDNFNVPFNPPSKEQVWSVIEKEGSFSIKRIEEFKLSWDANIDDGDNELTFNLVERAKYVSNWIRAAMEPMLVTHFGDAIIDSLFYKFSFKVIDCLEKGIGCFNILVVSMMKENGKKLGLF, from the exons ATGCAAGTTCCAATACAAGTTCATCACATGAATGGGGGAGAAGGAGAAAATAGCTACTACATGAACTCTTTGCGTCAG AAAGTGGTTTTAATAACCAAGCCTATACTAGAAGAAAGAATTAAAGAATTATGTCAAGAAAGCTTCCCGGAGTGTCTAACAATGGCAGATTTTGGGTGTTCTTCAGGACCCAACACACTTCTACCACTTTGGGAAATCATTGAAACAATTGATTCCACATTTACTAAATTGAACAAGAAACCCCCAAATCTGCAGTATTTCCTAAACGATCTTCCAGGAAATGATTTTAACACAATTTTCAGATCATTAGTACCCAATTTTCATCAGAAAttagagaaagaaaaaggaaacaaattTGAAAATTGCTTGATAGGTGCAATGCCAGGAAGTTTCTATGGAAGGCTGTTTCCATCAAATTCTCTGCACTTTGTTCACTCTTCTTCCAGCCTCCATTGGAGTTCTCAGGTTCCTGAAGAAGTTTTAAGTGAATCTGGAAGTCCACTAAACAAAGGTAATATTTGTGTAGACAAATCAAGCCCAGAAAGTGTCCAGAAAGCATATCTGAATCAATTCGACAAAGATTTTACCAAATTTTTGAGCTCACGGTCGGAGGAGATGGTTACCGGCGGTCAAATGGTGATCAATTTCGTTGCTAAAAGTGATAAAATGCCTTACTGCAAATATGGTTGCGAAATCTTTCACTTAATTGCCGATTCTCTCAAAGATATGGTTAATGAG GGAATGGTCAAAGAATCAACATTGGATAATTTCAATGTTCCATTTAATCCTCCTTCTAAAGAGCAAGTGTGGAGTGTGATTGAAAAAGAAGGTTCGTTTAGTATTAAAAGAATagaagaattcaaactaagctGGGATGCCAACATAGACGATGGTGACAATGAATTGACATTTAATTTGGTGGAGAGAGCCAAATATGTTTCCAATTGGATCAGAGCTGCAATGGAACCTATGCTTGTAACTCATTTTGGAGATGCCATTATTGAtagtttattttataaattctcCTTCAAGGTTATTGATTGTTTGGAAAAGGGAATAGGATGTTTTAATATTCTAGTAGTGTCCATGAtgaaagaaaatggaaaaaaattagGATTGTTTTAA